The Lolium rigidum isolate FL_2022 chromosome 1, APGP_CSIRO_Lrig_0.1, whole genome shotgun sequence region TTTGCTTGGCTGCGTATCTCAGCTCTGCATTTGTTGCCGGTGTACTGAACTAGCATCTGATTGTAAAAGCTAGCTGAACCAAATGCATAATCTAACTTCCAAGCCTGTTCCAGCATGTTGAAACGCTGTTTCCGAGACTGCGTATGGTCATATGGTGTGTATACTGTGTATGTGAAAAATCTAAAGCGCTCGACAGGCTTGTGTAAGTCCATATCAGCAAGTACGCAAAGCTAGCTGCATAGTCCGAGCCCGAGCCGGACCCGTCGCACCACACCGGATAATAAATCGTGCTCGTCCCGGAGTTATTGGCGTTGAATCAAACTGAATCGAACCGAGCCGACCActgagcagcggcggcgggttGGGATCGATGGACGAGGAGCTACGCGTGTATCCGCCGCTGAGCGCGGCGGAGCTCGAGTCGTTCGCGGCGCGGATGGAGCTCACACCCGACATCCTCGGGCACATCGTGGCGCCCATGGAGGGCGTCGCCGGCATCGACCTCCGGACGGAGCTGGAGGAGTGGGCCAAGGATCACGCCGAGGAGAATAAGCTCACCGAGGGGATGGACCTCCAACGGCTCAACGCCTACACCCGGGATATGTTCATCCCTGAAATCGCTGCCGGGCTGCGCCACGCCCAAGACCTCCTCGCCGCCCTCgacagggaggaggaggaggaagccgccgcGAAGGCGAGGCCCAGGGCCGCCCTCTGAGCCTGAGATTGAGCTCGATCTACTGCTTCTTGGATGCGAAGCCCCTTTTTTCAATTTTCCTTTCTATGTTCAATGTTGAACGCTGCAGTTATATGTGAGCCTGAAATTGTCGCCCAAATCTCTGCccccttttttatttattttcctttctaTGTTCAATTGCGCTTCCTAGGCTAGTTTCTTTGGGTCGAATTGTATGACGCGGTGTTAGTCCTCTTGGACTTGCATATAAACCTTCTTTTATATTAATAAATCATAAGACAATGCTTTTTCATATTTGCAAAATAAAAATTCCTCCTAGAGTGTCTAAATCGAACTAAAGCTCTGACATTTATTATTGGATACAAGGGAGTACAAGAAATCCCATAATAGAGAACCATGTAACTGTGGATTATCTTTCAAATTAGCATCATAATTCAATCCTAATGCTCATATTTTTGTGGAGAAGTTCGTAGCTGACCTCACGGAATCAGCTGACGTCGTGAAAACAACTAGCAGCTCGCCGGCATTGATACCGCCACCGCAGGGAGTCCTAAAAACAAATGTCGATGccacggttagggttagggtttagggttagcttctCGTGATGATAGAGGAGCTTACCTTGGTGCTTCCACGGTGGTTCTCTCGGGGAGAACTGAGCTGAAACCCTGGAAGCGCTGGCATGCCATGAGGCGTTGGCAATGAGGCTAATTAAGGGTGGCTAGTGGCTGTCAAAATGTCACAGCAGCAACAATGAGCTCCAACCGAGAAGCTCATAGAAGTAGTGTGCTCAATGAGCAAGGCCGCCATGTTTGGTTGTTACCCCTGTTAGCGCTCCTGGCTGCCGTTTGTATCCCGAGTTCTGCTGAAGTCTGAATAAAGGCGGCcaatccctcaaaaaaaaaaaagtgcgaGCCAAACCTCGCGTAGCCGGGTCCAGAGATTCGGTACCGAAATTGCTTCACACGCGACAAGTTAGATCCGATTTCTGTACGACACCTCCACAGCGAAAGCACAACACTAATTAATTCCTACGCCCCTTGCCCAGTGCAACGAGAACGAGATCCTCTGACGTACAGAAGAAAACTGTAGAGCTAAGTAAATCTTTTTTGTTCGTTCGATTGACATCCGATGTTAATTGGTCGAGCACAAGGAAAACGCAGCGCCTTAGCCAAAGCCTAGCCCAACTAACGGGAGACGAGAAACATAGGAAAACGGCATCCTCTTTGAGGTCGCGGCCGTCATGAGCAAGAGCGGTGGCAAGACAGGTTCGACTCGCCGGCGCCGGAACCGTTGGAGGACGTCGAGGCAGAGACGCGGATGCGCCACCCGTTGGATGCGGCCAGGGAGGCGGAGCTGCGGCGGTTGACGGCGATGCACAGGCTGGTTGCTTTCTCTGAGGCGACGGAACTGGATAGTGGCATTTTCCGTCTCCGTTTTTGGTCTCCCGTTAGTTGGGCTGGGATTTGGGCCAAGGCGATGTGTTTCCCTTTGCGCTCCACCAACTGCCATCCGAGGTCAACAACGAACAAAAAGGATTTACTTTCCTCTGCAGGCGGGCCTAGCAAAGTCTCAGCCCAGCCCAAACCCAAACTGGTTTGCCTCGCACGAGAAGATTCATAGGAGGATCGTACCAGTATCGGACACAACCTGTCGTGTGTATAGCAGGACTGGGCCATTTGCATCTGGCGACTGCCATATTCCTCCGGGGCTCCACGCCGGCTCACCGGCGACCACTCCCCCTGCCCGGGGCACCTGCTCCGCCCGCTCCTtgccgccccccccccctccccgacCCGGCGCGCCCCCTGCTGCCGCCACTTCTCCTTGTGACGGCaacctcctcggcctcctccgttccGCTTCTTCTCGTAGTAAGTATCATCGGCtccattagttttttttttgggggTGATTTTGCAGAATGTGTGGTTAAATCTTGATGATGTTTGCGAAAATAGGATTGAAATCATGATACGGATTTGAAAGTAACCTCCCCTAGCTACAATTCTCTTACTCAAGGAAAATCGTTTGCCTCTGGATGTGAATACCCTTGCCAAGCCAGCTTCGTTGGCTTTGCCAATGGACCCTTTTCCATTTAACCGTATTCGATGCTCAAGTGAATGTTGAAATGGGTGAGCGGAGGACAGTTGGGAGAGCAAGTATCAAAGGAATCCATGCCGGATCGGAATGTTCGTAGATTATTAATGCCTGAAAACCCGTTCGCCACCACCTATTGTTCTTACCTTGGTTATGATACTTCATGTGTGGGAACTGATTATTGATTTTGGGACCAAACAAAAAAATCTTAACCTCAAATCTGTATGTTTTGTGTTTGGGTGTCAATCACAGGGTGCCTCTTTGGATGGTTGGGTAGGTGTTCGCCGGTTTGATCATGGTGTACAGCAAGGTGGAGGTGAACTTGAGAAGGCTGCTTGAGGCGGCTCCTCGGCAGCAGAATCAGGCTAAGCTTGTCCATGTATGTGTACCTCTACCCATCTTATTAAATTTACTTCATGCTCTGTTTCTGTTTATCGTCTGAGCAGATACTGCTCTGTAACTTAGTTAGATGGAGGAGAAGATATAGATTCAGCGTGGATCTTTTTGTTGTTATTAAACAAATGTAAAGAAAACTCAGCGATGGATTATGCTTGCTTGCCAACTAATATTCCCTTTAATCTTTGCATTTTGTATGGATTATGTACTGGCACTGATAGCCTCCAATGTGCAGTACATAACCACAGCGAGGGAGCTGCTGGAGCAGCTTGGAGCAGAAATCACACCGGAAGGGACATCAAGGTACTCGTGGGTTTCTATGTTCTCGATGGTATAGTATTTGTTCTTTTGGGGAATTAATATGTTGATGGTGGCACACAGCCTGCAACCAGTGTTGCAGCTAAAGTTTGCAgtggatatataattttataaagAAACACAGCTGGTATATTACAAGATCTCAACCATCAAAGTTGTAGCCTAATATCAAACTACACGTGAATCTCGTATCTGGCTCCTATTTCGTTAGTTTAGTGTGTCCTTCCAAGGTACCAATTTTTTAAATCATGCTAGTGCATCTGTATCAGTATCACCATCCaattttttatattttgcatCAATGTAAAGTCTGGAAGTGGTAAATGATTAATGGTCTCTAATTATTGAAATACAGCAGCCTGTTTTGACTGATCGTGTGTTTGAGCATTTCAATTTTCaaatatttatttattggggTAGCATGATCTACCTGAATGCTTTTGCATACTTTTGCTAGAGGAGTGGGCAAAAAAAAATCCATGACCGATACCGGTATAGTTTTTACCTTGCATATTTGAAAATTTTGTGATTTTGCACTGAACGAATTCCAAGCATACATAGCCTTTCTTTACTAAAAAAGATCCGTGATTCTCAAGTCAATGAAGGGACACAATTCTGAATACTCTTCCTTTTGATTTAGTAGTAAGCTGTTCACAAAAATCTGGATATTCTATCTGTAAAGATACTCTCGTTCTTGTCAAAAGAAATCTGATGTGAAGGTTTGGACTATAATTTTTAATGTTTTTCTTCCGTTTGATGGTCTGCATTTTGATGATGAGAATGTCTGATTGACCCCCTTCCTTTTTATCAGCAACTCTATATCTGATTCAATGGCCATAGTATTGTGTGGAGCAAAGCATGTTACCTTTTGTTATTTACGTATTTTCCCATGATCAGAACAACATGTTCATTCATAACTTTTTTCTTGATTTAGTGTTTCAAAAGCCAAGCTCAGTGAGTATTCAGAAAAGATTGAAGCACTAGCTGTCCAGCTCGCTGCTCCAGTGGTATGTATTTATCATGTTTATATTTTATATTGATATGCTGAATTCCTCTACCGTCGACTCAACACGACCACAAGTCCACAACATATGATGTCCTCAGACTCTTTTGAACTGATTTCTCGGATTGGCGCATACCACTGTAACTCTATAATCTTTGCTTCTGGATACACTTCAATCGCTGTCTTGTTTGATGCAGCCAGAAAATGAAAATCCGGTTGATGAAAGCAGAGAAGAGGAAAACTCTTACGAAAGAGGAAAGGTTGGAAGTCCAATATCCTTATCATCAGGATTGCGAAGGAGATCAATGTAAGTTAAATTTGGTccctttttgtttgttttttctaCCTGAAAGTTACAACTAATGAGCTATGTTGCGATTAAAAAGGGCTCATGCAGAGGTTGGACCAAGCAGTCACGAGAGAAAAGAAATAGATACTGGAGCACCTATTAAATTGGATGCAGAAGCTCAGGCTCACATTGAGAAGCATAGGTATGCTCCCAAAGTCTTTTGGACCTAAGTCTCTGGCTTAATGCTCTCATTATTCGTATCCACATAAGCATTCAGTTTACCAATCAATTCTTTGACTGGTCTCACTGATTTTGCTGTTATGAAAAGTTGAAAGCTGTCATCAGTGCTATGTTTGGTTAGTACCACTTTATTTGGATGTTATAAGACTGAAGCATGAAAAGTAAAAAGGTTGTGCATGATAAACTAATAAATATACTGGCTGTCCTCTTACTGTGTTGAATCTCCTTATTGCACAGGAAGCTGCAAGAAGATCTGACAGACGAAATGGTCGACTTAGCACGGCAGCTGAAGGAAAGTAGTATGCTAATGAACCAATCCGTGAAAGATACAGAGAAGGTAGATTTTTCTGTTGCCTTGGCATTGTTTCTTCTCTGGAGGAAGTTCCCTCAGTTCCTATCATTATGGATGTACTGAGAATGCTCACTTGCTGGGTACTGCTGATGCAGATCCTTGATTCCACGGAGAGAGCCGTGGAGCATAGCTTGGCGAGCACTGGTCGGGCGACGGCACGCGCCTCGGAGGTCTACTCCCTGGCCTCCAAGACAACCTGCTTCCAGTGGTTGCTCATCTTTATGATGACCTGCATGTTTGTCATGGTGGTTCTGCTCATACGGGTCACCTGATGTCGCTGTGGCCGCTGAAAACAGTGCCATCTGTAGCCGTTAAGATGGCACAATCTTGTAAACAATCCTTACATGAGCATAAACATGAACCTGTTTTCCAGAATGAGCATCGCTTGGTCTCACTGTCGTTATGGCAAGTTTGCCAAAGAGAGTTTTTCTGCTGGGAAATTTCCTGAGCGCATCGTGGACCTAGGTATTGTTGCCAACTGTCAAGTTTCAAAAGGCACCGAATAATTTTGAGCCTGTGTTTTCTGATGAAGTGTGAATCAAGAAGTTGTCGTTTTAGTAACTTTGAACAGATGTATATAATTTTGTTCGTTATGCACGCAATACCTTTTAGGGGACAAATGAACAATTTGTGCTGACCGCAATTGAATGGGTAAAAGAGCGACTAGAGGGGGATGAATAGGAGTACTTaatttttagtctttttcaattataTTAGGATGATGCGATAAGTTCAAATTCTTTTCCTCCCGTGGTCTCTTCTCTTAGCCgcctagccgcctccagttcatcctcctccatagattggttctccctcctccggtcggcttcgtcggcgtcaggaggagtggggaacccaatctatgcgtggagtttcgaataaaagtattgttttcattacattat contains the following coding sequences:
- the LOC124679038 gene encoding uncharacterized protein LOC124679038, with translation MVYSKVEVNLRRLLEAAPRQQNQAKLVHYITTARELLEQLGAEITPEGTSSVSKAKLSEYSEKIEALAVQLAAPVPENENPVDESREEENSYERGKVGSPISLSSGLRRRSMAHAEVGPSSHERKEIDTGAPIKLDAEAQAHIEKHRKLQEDLTDEMVDLARQLKESSMLMNQSVKDTEKILDSTERAVEHSLASTGRATARASEVYSLASKTTCFQWLLIFMMTCMFVMVVLLIRVT